The Desulfosoma sp. genome has a segment encoding these proteins:
- the iorA gene encoding indolepyruvate ferredoxin oxidoreductase subunit alpha: protein MHDLLIGTRGEKKFLLGNEAIIRGAVEAGVGFVAAYPGTPSSEIIDGFAALGPEIETEVEYSVNEKVSVESACAAAQCGVRSLVSMKHVGLNVASDAFMTLAYVGVKAGMVIVSADDPSLHSSQNEQDNRYFAKMAGVPMLEPATPQEAKDMVVTGYALSEKYGLPVLLRTTTRVNHCRGPVTLGDIFPGKSKGTFTKDPFNLVVVPMVGRKLHLKLLEKHAQLKETSETSPFNTVEGTGPWGIISSGVSALYVQDAVRELGIKERVRFLKLGMTHPFPERLVAEFLSGLETVLVVEELEPFLEESVRGIAQKCGFRGKIAGKEFVPRAFELDTVLVKKAVSRFFGVAFQDPEPLAVPQDLPARPPNLCPGCPHRATFFSVKKVFGDEAVYPTDIGCYTLGLLPPLQMADFLICMGSSISTAGGFSRVLDRPVVAFIGDSTFFHSGITGLINAVNHERNLLLVILDNGTTAMTGHQPHPGVWLTKEGKGQAKVDLETLVRGCGVKKLAVVNPLQVKKTQQVLQEMKTGMKEGGVSVLISRSPCPLYERRILGTKQKVVFQVTGDCRPCREDLAQLGCTAFVWTQDRGGEACVRINEVLCGGCSVCAQLCDAIKPKKIEA, encoded by the coding sequence ATGCATGACCTGCTGATCGGGACTCGAGGTGAAAAGAAATTCCTTTTAGGCAATGAAGCTATCATTCGCGGAGCCGTTGAAGCCGGAGTGGGCTTTGTCGCTGCTTATCCTGGAACGCCGTCTTCGGAAATCATCGACGGCTTCGCCGCCTTGGGTCCTGAAATCGAAACAGAAGTGGAATATTCGGTGAACGAAAAGGTGTCTGTGGAATCCGCTTGTGCTGCGGCTCAATGCGGCGTGCGCAGTCTGGTGTCCATGAAGCATGTAGGGCTCAACGTGGCTTCCGATGCTTTCATGACTTTGGCCTATGTGGGCGTTAAGGCAGGTATGGTCATTGTCTCGGCCGACGACCCTTCCCTTCATTCCAGCCAGAACGAACAGGATAACCGGTATTTTGCTAAGATGGCCGGGGTGCCCATGTTGGAACCGGCCACACCCCAGGAGGCCAAGGACATGGTGGTGACCGGTTACGCCTTGTCTGAAAAGTACGGACTTCCCGTCTTGCTGCGAACCACGACTCGAGTCAACCACTGCCGAGGCCCCGTCACCCTGGGAGACATTTTTCCTGGAAAATCGAAAGGCACCTTTACCAAGGATCCATTCAATCTGGTCGTGGTCCCCATGGTCGGGCGAAAGCTGCACCTTAAGCTTTTGGAAAAACATGCCCAGCTCAAAGAAACGTCGGAAACAAGCCCCTTTAACACCGTGGAAGGCACCGGGCCTTGGGGCATCATCTCCAGTGGTGTTTCGGCACTCTACGTTCAAGACGCCGTGCGGGAACTGGGGATCAAGGAGCGCGTCCGTTTTCTAAAGCTCGGCATGACGCACCCTTTTCCCGAAAGGCTTGTTGCAGAATTTTTGAGCGGCCTCGAAACCGTGCTGGTGGTGGAGGAACTGGAGCCGTTCCTAGAAGAATCCGTGCGGGGGATTGCTCAAAAATGTGGATTTCGCGGAAAGATTGCCGGAAAAGAGTTTGTGCCCAGGGCTTTTGAGTTGGACACGGTGCTGGTGAAGAAGGCTGTCAGTAGGTTTTTCGGGGTTGCGTTTCAGGATCCTGAGCCTTTGGCCGTGCCCCAGGATCTACCGGCTCGTCCTCCCAACCTATGTCCGGGATGTCCTCATCGGGCCACTTTCTTTAGTGTCAAAAAGGTCTTCGGCGATGAAGCCGTCTATCCGACGGATATCGGCTGCTACACCCTGGGGCTTTTACCTCCTTTGCAGATGGCCGATTTCTTGATCTGCATGGGATCCAGCATTTCCACGGCCGGAGGTTTCAGCCGCGTGTTGGATCGACCGGTCGTGGCTTTTATCGGGGATTCCACCTTCTTTCACAGCGGTATCACGGGGCTTATCAACGCCGTGAACCATGAAAGAAACCTCCTTTTGGTGATTCTCGATAACGGCACCACAGCCATGACGGGCCACCAGCCTCATCCCGGTGTGTGGCTCACCAAGGAAGGCAAAGGACAAGCCAAGGTGGATCTGGAAACCTTGGTGCGCGGATGCGGCGTGAAAAAATTGGCTGTGGTCAACCCCTTGCAAGTAAAAAAGACCCAGCAGGTTCTGCAGGAAATGAAAACCGGCATGAAAGAGGGTGGGGTTTCCGTCCTCATCAGCCGATCCCCCTGCCCGCTTTATGAGCGTCGAATCCTTGGCACGAAACAAAAAGTCGTGTTCCAGGTTACAGGCGATTGTCGTCCATGCCGAGAAGATCTGGCGCAGCTTGGCTGTACCGCCTTTGTGTGGACTCAAGATCGAGGCGGCGAAGCCTGTGTTCGCATCAATGAAGTTCTGTGTGGAGGCTGTTCCGTGTGCGCTCAATTGTGTGACGCCATCAAACCGAAGAAAATCGAGGCCTGA
- a CDS encoding phenylacetate--CoA ligase has protein sequence MTPDTVSIWEPEKECLDLEELRQLQLERLQATLNRVDRNVAFYRRMFRDIGFVPENDLGDLEDLRRLPFTTRDDVSNSYPYEMFAVPLREVVRVHSSSGTSVNPRVVGYTKRDLKNWAQLVARILASAGLTHDDVIQVTFAYGLLTGGLGIHYGAERLGASVLPTSVGRTERQIKIMQDFRTTALVCTPSYALIIADTMEKLGVDPKRLSLRRAVCAGEPWTEEMRREIQERLFVTATDNYGISEVMGPGVAGECLEQNGMHVQEDHFLVEIVDPVTGEPCEPEQMGELVITTLTKEAFPVIRYRTGDLCRLLPEPCPCGRTFRRISRIEGRCDDVVVIKGINIIPERIGDVLEQVKGARPPYQVVVTRQGHMDQLEIWIEVTEQLFFDKMREQRTLVDEMRQKVANFIGLVPRIKLVERGSLVREHGKVKPFVDYRRTTT, from the coding sequence ATGACACCGGATACGGTTTCAATTTGGGAACCGGAAAAGGAGTGCCTAGACCTGGAGGAGCTGCGTCAGTTGCAACTGGAGCGGCTTCAGGCCACTTTGAACCGGGTCGATCGCAATGTGGCCTTTTATCGAAGAATGTTTCGGGACATCGGCTTTGTGCCTGAAAATGACTTAGGGGACTTGGAGGATCTCAGAAGGCTTCCCTTCACCACTCGAGACGACGTGAGCAACAGCTACCCTTACGAAATGTTTGCCGTTCCTCTTCGAGAAGTTGTTCGAGTGCATTCGTCTTCGGGAACATCCGTCAACCCTCGGGTCGTAGGCTACACCAAGCGGGACCTCAAGAATTGGGCGCAGCTGGTGGCCAGAATCCTGGCTTCGGCGGGACTGACGCATGATGATGTCATTCAGGTGACCTTTGCCTATGGATTGCTTACGGGAGGTTTAGGCATTCATTATGGGGCGGAGCGATTGGGAGCCTCGGTGCTTCCCACATCGGTAGGGCGAACCGAACGCCAGATCAAGATCATGCAGGATTTTCGCACCACAGCCTTGGTCTGCACGCCTTCCTACGCTTTGATCATTGCAGACACCATGGAAAAACTGGGAGTGGATCCCAAGAGGTTAAGCCTAAGGCGTGCCGTGTGTGCCGGAGAACCATGGACGGAGGAGATGCGCCGAGAGATTCAGGAAAGACTTTTTGTTACCGCCACGGACAATTACGGCATCAGTGAAGTCATGGGACCCGGGGTTGCCGGAGAATGCCTTGAACAAAACGGCATGCACGTCCAAGAGGACCACTTTCTCGTGGAAATTGTGGATCCTGTGACGGGAGAGCCCTGTGAGCCTGAGCAAATGGGGGAACTGGTCATCACGACACTGACCAAAGAGGCCTTTCCGGTGATACGTTACCGCACGGGGGACCTGTGCCGACTTCTTCCAGAGCCGTGCCCTTGTGGAAGGACGTTTCGAAGAATTTCCCGCATTGAAGGCCGCTGCGACGACGTGGTGGTCATCAAGGGCATCAACATCATTCCTGAGCGTATTGGGGATGTCTTGGAACAGGTCAAAGGGGCAAGGCCTCCTTATCAGGTGGTGGTGACACGCCAGGGCCATATGGATCAGCTGGAAATATGGATAGAGGTTACGGAACAACTGTTTTTTGACAAGATGAGGGAGCAACGAACTTTAGTGGACGAAATGCGCCAAAAGGTGGCCAACTTTATCGGCTTGGTTCCACGGATCAAATTGGTGGAGCGAGGTTCTCTGGTGCGGGAACATGGGAAAGTGAAACCCTTTGTGGATTATCGACGCACGACGACGTAA
- a CDS encoding ABC transporter ATP-binding protein produces MLTVKSLHAYYGNIHALKGVSLHVRSGEIVALIGANGAGKTTLVHCICGLLKPTKGVVLFEDTDLTQLAPEDVVHKGVSLVPEGRQIFATLSVEANLEMGAFVHRRDRYGMRRDMDRLLDRFPVLRQRRHQLAGTLSGGEQQMLAICRALMARPRFLLLDEPSMGLAPLIVREIFDIILELRKEGRTILLIEQNARAALQIADRGYVLETGKIVLQGDGRDLLAHREVQRAYLGKGAKEIWDA; encoded by the coding sequence GTGCTGACGGTCAAAAGTCTGCACGCCTACTACGGGAATATTCATGCCCTTAAGGGGGTCTCCCTTCATGTGCGCTCCGGTGAAATTGTGGCCCTGATCGGCGCCAACGGTGCCGGAAAGACGACCTTGGTTCATTGCATCTGTGGGCTTCTTAAACCCACCAAAGGCGTCGTGCTTTTTGAAGACACGGACCTAACGCAATTGGCTCCTGAAGATGTGGTGCACAAGGGTGTTTCTCTTGTTCCTGAAGGGAGACAGATTTTTGCCACCCTATCCGTGGAAGCCAACCTGGAAATGGGCGCTTTTGTTCACCGAAGAGATCGCTATGGCATGCGCCGGGACATGGATCGGCTTCTGGACAGATTTCCTGTCTTAAGGCAAAGGCGGCATCAGTTGGCAGGAACCTTGAGCGGTGGAGAACAACAAATGCTTGCCATTTGCCGAGCTTTAATGGCACGGCCTCGGTTTCTTCTTTTGGATGAACCCTCCATGGGATTGGCCCCCTTGATTGTCCGGGAAATCTTCGACATTATTCTGGAACTGCGAAAAGAAGGACGGACCATTTTGCTCATTGAACAAAACGCTCGTGCTGCCCTTCAGATTGCAGATCGAGGCTATGTTCTGGAAACCGGAAAAATCGTCTTACAAGGCGACGGCCGGGACCTTTTGGCCCATCGTGAAGTCCAAAGGGCTTATTTGGGCAAAGGGGCCAAAGAGATTTGGGATGCCTAA
- a CDS encoding ABC transporter ATP-binding protein has product MGEGSLSSSTAPILELHEVHMHFGGVVALKGVTTQIPRGIIQSIIGPNGAGKTTLLNCISGLLKPSSGTVLFQGEPVEGKRPHEIARRGLSRTFQHVALFSHMSVWENVMVGRHARTRSGFWAAGFRLPSMRREEARIREEAEAWLVFAGLQEARDLPAGALPLGKQKILEIARALATDPILLLLDEPAGGLNTRETEELGELLRRIQQKGITVVLVEHDMNLVMDISDRVLVLHFGQVLASGPPREIKDNPNVIQAYLGEEWGNGNSGLQKRSSADNDEPRKTRA; this is encoded by the coding sequence ATGGGCGAAGGATCCTTATCATCATCGACCGCACCCATTTTAGAACTCCATGAGGTGCATATGCACTTCGGGGGCGTTGTGGCCCTTAAGGGCGTGACCACTCAAATCCCTCGAGGCATCATTCAATCGATTATCGGACCCAATGGAGCAGGCAAAACCACACTGCTCAATTGCATCAGCGGTCTGCTCAAACCGTCTTCCGGCACCGTGCTTTTTCAAGGGGAGCCTGTTGAAGGAAAGCGTCCCCACGAAATTGCACGACGAGGTTTGTCCCGCACCTTTCAGCATGTTGCTTTGTTTTCGCACATGAGCGTGTGGGAGAATGTAATGGTCGGGCGCCATGCCCGGACCCGTTCAGGGTTTTGGGCCGCAGGATTTCGGCTGCCGTCCATGCGCCGTGAAGAGGCCAGAATTCGTGAAGAGGCCGAAGCCTGGTTGGTTTTCGCAGGACTTCAGGAGGCTCGTGATTTGCCTGCGGGAGCCCTGCCTTTGGGGAAGCAAAAGATTTTGGAGATCGCTCGAGCCCTGGCGACGGATCCCATTCTGCTTCTACTGGACGAACCCGCGGGGGGATTGAATACGCGGGAGACGGAAGAACTTGGAGAATTGCTTCGAAGGATTCAGCAAAAAGGGATCACGGTGGTTCTCGTGGAACATGACATGAATCTGGTGATGGATATTTCAGACCGGGTTTTGGTGCTCCATTTCGGCCAAGTGCTGGCCTCCGGACCTCCACGGGAAATTAAGGACAACCCAAACGTCATTCAAGCGTACTTAGGAGAAGAGTGGGGAAACGGGAACAGTGGACTCCAAAAAAGATCGTCTGCGGACAACGATGAACCACGAAAAACAAGGGCTTGA
- a CDS encoding branched-chain amino acid ABC transporter permease, with translation MSLREKTAFGALTILLAVFPWLAGISRSFSHYTDVMIFAGIFSLVTLGLSLLMGFAGQISLAQAAFFGIGAYGSGIFTVHFHWNPWAALAAGALVAVAIAWLVGKPALRLKGHYLAMATLGFGVIVHIIMNEEVDWTGGPSGLGGIPGLSVAGRKLTGDMAWFYLVWGMVLLVFLFSRHVLHSRVGRALRAIHDDEKAAEAMGVPVATLKVQVFMYSAVTASIAGSLYAHYVSFLSPGSFDLMWSIRFVLMVVVGGMQSLWGALVGTVLLTFVGNEWLQVFADFEILVYGGILLIVALFVPQGLVVWLQGMVGRRRGLRETHSDGGS, from the coding sequence ATGTCTCTTCGGGAAAAGACCGCCTTTGGTGCCCTGACCATTCTTCTCGCCGTATTCCCGTGGCTCGCCGGGATTTCTCGCTCTTTTTCCCATTACACGGACGTCATGATTTTCGCCGGCATCTTTAGCCTTGTGACGCTTGGTTTGAGTCTTCTCATGGGATTTGCCGGACAAATCTCTTTGGCTCAAGCCGCCTTTTTCGGTATCGGCGCCTACGGTTCGGGAATTTTCACAGTGCATTTTCATTGGAATCCTTGGGCCGCCTTGGCAGCCGGAGCCTTAGTTGCCGTCGCTATCGCTTGGCTTGTGGGAAAGCCGGCTTTACGCCTTAAAGGGCATTACCTGGCCATGGCCACCTTGGGTTTTGGGGTCATTGTCCACATTATCATGAACGAAGAAGTGGATTGGACCGGAGGACCTTCGGGGTTGGGAGGTATTCCCGGACTTTCTGTCGCAGGTCGAAAACTTACGGGGGATATGGCCTGGTTTTACCTGGTTTGGGGCATGGTTCTCCTCGTTTTTCTGTTTTCACGCCATGTGCTTCATTCTCGTGTGGGCAGAGCTCTGCGCGCCATTCACGATGACGAAAAGGCAGCAGAAGCCATGGGGGTTCCCGTGGCGACCCTCAAGGTGCAAGTGTTTATGTACAGCGCCGTTACAGCGTCCATTGCCGGAAGTCTTTATGCCCACTACGTTTCCTTTCTTTCACCGGGATCTTTTGATTTGATGTGGTCCATTCGGTTTGTGCTCATGGTGGTGGTCGGTGGAATGCAGAGTCTGTGGGGCGCCTTGGTGGGGACCGTGCTGTTGACGTTCGTGGGGAACGAATGGCTTCAGGTTTTCGCCGACTTTGAAATCCTTGTCTACGGCGGCATTCTTTTGATTGTGGCCCTGTTCGTTCCGCAAGGGTTGGTGGTCTGGCTTCAAGGCATGGTTGGACGAAGACGTGGCCTGCGTGAAACTCACTCAGATGGCGGCTCATGA
- a CDS encoding branched-chain amino acid ABC transporter permease yields MGDFFYGAAWLQYALGGITIGAIYALVAIGYNIIYNVTEIINFAQGEFVMLGGLFGVFYHQTCGLPLAPAVFSAVLTVGVVGLFLERYVIRRARHATVLSMIIVTIAFSILLKGGAMLAWGKDPHRLPAFSGTGAFLWHGVAVQPQALWVLGISALVVGILTVFFRKSFYGKAMLACADNPNAARLVGIPVRTMVMLSFVLSATVGAVAGAAICPITLMEYDRGALLGLKGFGAAVLGGLGQFSGALVAGLLLGLSESFCAGYLSSGYKDAVALVLLMLALFFKPEGLFGSKEAAGLKRF; encoded by the coding sequence ATGGGCGACTTTTTTTACGGAGCGGCATGGCTTCAGTACGCACTGGGTGGCATAACCATTGGTGCCATCTATGCCCTGGTGGCCATCGGATACAACATCATTTACAACGTCACTGAAATCATCAATTTTGCCCAAGGTGAATTTGTGATGCTTGGGGGGTTGTTTGGGGTTTTTTATCATCAGACGTGCGGTTTGCCTTTGGCGCCCGCGGTGTTCAGCGCGGTACTCACGGTGGGAGTTGTGGGGTTGTTTTTGGAACGATACGTGATACGGCGAGCTCGCCACGCCACGGTTCTTTCCATGATCATTGTCACCATCGCCTTTTCCATTCTGCTGAAAGGTGGGGCCATGCTGGCCTGGGGCAAGGATCCTCACAGACTTCCGGCTTTCAGCGGCACCGGAGCTTTTCTCTGGCACGGTGTGGCCGTGCAACCTCAAGCTCTCTGGGTATTGGGAATCAGTGCTTTGGTTGTGGGTATCTTAACCGTCTTTTTTCGTAAATCTTTTTACGGCAAAGCCATGCTGGCTTGTGCCGACAATCCCAATGCCGCGAGACTTGTCGGAATTCCCGTGCGCACCATGGTGATGCTGTCCTTTGTTTTGAGCGCCACCGTAGGGGCTGTGGCCGGGGCTGCCATCTGTCCTATCACCCTTATGGAATATGATCGTGGCGCTTTGCTTGGGCTCAAGGGTTTTGGCGCCGCTGTCCTCGGAGGACTCGGGCAGTTCTCCGGGGCTTTGGTAGCCGGCCTGCTCTTAGGATTGTCGGAATCCTTTTGCGCCGGTTATCTCTCCTCCGGTTACAAGGACGCCGTGGCCCTTGTGTTGCTCATGTTGGCGCTGTTCTTTAAGCCGGAAGGCCTGTTTGGAAGCAAAGAGGCCGCCGGGCTGAAGAGGTTTTAG
- a CDS encoding ABC transporter substrate-binding protein produces MKAKQRWVWSVLGVVVLCGWAVGLVQPKGVHAGKEPYKVGAVFAITGTASFLGEPEKKTAEMIRDEINSQGGINGHPLELIIYDDESDATKSALAVKKLIKTDQVPVIIGPTQSDASLAVVPIVEEAQVPLISCAASYKIVEPVAERRWVFKVAGSDKHVVGKMYDYMKAKGISKIGIMTASTGFGASGREELLRLAPEYGITVLADERYGPKDTDLTAQLTKMREAKVEAIVNWSVGPTQVLAVKGWRDLRMENIPLYQSHGFGSRKNLELAGNAAEGVLLPLARVNVGPLLPDTHPQKKVIMAYTEAYEKKYNEPVSSFGGHAWDALHLAVAALKAVGPDPAKIRDFLENTQGFVGQHGIFNFSPQDHNGLSKDDLEMVVVKNGDWALAPW; encoded by the coding sequence ATGAAGGCAAAGCAGCGTTGGGTGTGGAGTGTCCTTGGTGTGGTGGTACTGTGCGGGTGGGCTGTCGGCCTCGTGCAGCCGAAGGGGGTTCATGCGGGAAAAGAACCTTACAAGGTCGGTGCCGTTTTTGCCATTACTGGAACGGCTTCTTTTCTCGGGGAACCGGAAAAGAAAACGGCGGAAATGATTCGGGACGAAATCAACAGCCAAGGAGGTATCAACGGCCATCCTTTGGAACTCATTATCTATGATGATGAGAGCGATGCCACCAAGAGCGCGCTGGCGGTCAAGAAGCTTATCAAAACGGATCAGGTCCCGGTGATTATCGGGCCTACCCAAAGTGACGCCAGTTTGGCCGTGGTTCCCATCGTGGAAGAGGCGCAAGTGCCTCTCATCTCCTGCGCGGCCAGCTACAAAATTGTGGAGCCGGTGGCCGAACGACGCTGGGTTTTTAAGGTTGCAGGATCCGACAAGCACGTGGTGGGAAAAATGTACGATTACATGAAAGCTAAAGGCATTTCCAAGATCGGTATCATGACCGCTTCCACGGGCTTTGGAGCCAGCGGCCGAGAGGAACTCTTGCGTCTTGCCCCCGAATATGGCATCACGGTGCTCGCCGACGAACGGTACGGCCCCAAAGATACGGATTTGACGGCCCAATTGACCAAAATGCGTGAAGCCAAGGTGGAAGCCATTGTGAACTGGTCTGTGGGACCGACCCAGGTGCTGGCCGTCAAAGGGTGGCGGGACTTGAGAATGGAAAACATTCCTTTGTATCAAAGCCACGGCTTCGGCAGCCGCAAGAATCTGGAATTGGCAGGAAATGCCGCGGAAGGTGTCCTGCTGCCGCTGGCTCGGGTGAATGTCGGCCCGCTGCTTCCGGACACGCACCCGCAAAAGAAGGTCATCATGGCCTACACGGAAGCGTACGAAAAGAAATATAACGAGCCGGTTTCTTCCTTCGGTGGTCATGCCTGGGATGCCCTGCACTTGGCCGTCGCCGCTTTGAAAGCCGTGGGGCCGGATCCGGCAAAGATTCGCGACTTTTTGGAAAACACTCAAGGTTTTGTGGGCCAGCACGGTATTTTTAATTTCTCGCCTCAGGATCACAATGGCTTAAGTAAAGATGACCTGGAAATGGTTGTAGTGAAAAACGGCGATTGGGCTTTGGCTCCCTGGTAA
- the pgeF gene encoding peptidoglycan editing factor PgeF — protein MSPCEHPLNPFVWPQLSAVSGLVHAVFTRHGGVSDPPYATLNAALNNGDNPKAVSENLRRITSWIGLKMLVTAPQVHGSQVLVVDQTSLNTFPLKTENGFSLAIGPQADAMVTSMVHVGLLIKIADCQAVFLVDPLRRVVANVHCGWRGSVQNILAQTVQVMQARFGTRPEDLLAAISPSLGPCCAEFRSYASEIPQELWEFQIRPTYFDFWAVSRYQLTACGLRPENIYTAGECTVCRRDIYFSYRGEKTKGRMAAVIGLTSD, from the coding sequence ATGAGCCCGTGCGAGCACCCCCTGAACCCTTTTGTGTGGCCCCAACTCAGTGCCGTCTCCGGACTTGTTCACGCCGTTTTTACACGCCACGGTGGAGTCAGTGACCCGCCTTACGCAACACTCAATGCGGCCCTGAACAATGGGGACAATCCGAAAGCCGTCTCGGAAAACCTGAGAAGGATCACCTCCTGGATCGGCTTGAAAATGTTGGTCACCGCACCCCAAGTGCACGGCTCCCAGGTGCTCGTGGTGGATCAAACCTCGTTGAACACCTTTCCACTAAAGACCGAAAACGGCTTTTCCCTCGCCATCGGTCCTCAGGCCGACGCTATGGTCACCTCCATGGTGCATGTCGGTCTCTTGATCAAGATTGCCGACTGCCAAGCCGTTTTCCTTGTCGACCCGCTGAGACGTGTCGTGGCTAACGTGCATTGCGGCTGGAGGGGAAGCGTCCAAAATATTTTGGCTCAAACCGTCCAGGTCATGCAGGCCCGGTTTGGAACCCGTCCCGAAGACCTTTTGGCGGCCATCAGCCCGTCCTTGGGACCTTGTTGCGCGGAATTCCGCAGCTATGCCTCCGAAATTCCTCAAGAATTGTGGGAATTTCAAATCCGTCCCACTTATTTCGATTTTTGGGCTGTCAGTCGATATCAGCTCACAGCATGCGGGCTGCGGCCTGAAAACATCTACACGGCAGGTGAATGCACCGTGTGCCGTCGAGACATCTATTTCAGTTACCGCGGTGAAAAAACCAAGGGCCGCATGGCGGCGGTAATCGGATTGACATCAGATTAG
- a CDS encoding dihydroorotate dehydrogenase electron transfer subunit, whose product MPRVQEKAKILENHKEAEGIYRLVLYAPRIVPTARPGQFVMVRVASEGSDPLLARPFSFHRLHKEDGLFELLVRVVGRGTQLLSQSRPGSPLQVVGPLGRGFTLPTSAQETVFFVAGGIGIAPLQALLDHVLTTTHKDHPERVYLFYGVRTAGEFISLNSLKRTGIHLVLSTDDGSTGQSGTVVEAVQQSVKDLSSMPERLYACGSLPMQVSLARWVQGRNIFVEMSLESMMACGLGACLGCALPAVHADGPEVEHYLHVCQDGPVLDPRRIRWDKVQPLMVRPQTYVSL is encoded by the coding sequence GTGCCTAGGGTTCAGGAAAAAGCCAAAATTCTCGAAAATCACAAGGAAGCGGAAGGAATCTACCGCCTTGTGCTTTATGCACCGAGAATCGTCCCCACCGCTCGCCCAGGTCAGTTTGTCATGGTGCGGGTCGCTTCGGAAGGATCGGACCCTTTGTTGGCCCGACCCTTTTCCTTTCATCGGCTTCATAAAGAAGACGGCCTCTTTGAACTTTTGGTAAGAGTTGTCGGCAGGGGGACACAGCTTCTATCGCAAAGCCGTCCAGGAAGTCCCCTGCAGGTGGTGGGGCCTTTGGGACGTGGGTTCACCTTACCGACCAGCGCGCAAGAGACCGTGTTTTTCGTGGCCGGAGGCATCGGGATCGCGCCGCTTCAAGCCCTGCTTGACCATGTGCTGACCACCACCCATAAAGATCATCCGGAACGTGTTTATCTTTTTTACGGAGTTCGTACGGCCGGCGAATTCATCTCCTTGAATTCATTAAAGCGAACCGGAATACACTTGGTATTAAGCACCGATGATGGATCGACGGGACAATCGGGCACGGTGGTGGAAGCGGTGCAGCAGTCCGTGAAAGATCTTTCGTCGATGCCGGAACGACTCTATGCGTGCGGCTCTTTGCCCATGCAGGTGAGTCTGGCTCGTTGGGTTCAAGGGCGTAACATTTTTGTTGAAATGTCCCTGGAATCCATGATGGCCTGCGGCCTTGGGGCTTGCTTAGGTTGTGCTTTGCCCGCCGTGCATGCCGACGGCCCCGAGGTGGAACACTATCTTCATGTTTGTCAAGACGGTCCTGTTTTAGACCCGAGAAGGATACGATGGGACAAAGTCCAACCCCTCATGGTTCGGCCCCAGACCTACGTGTCTCTTTAG
- a CDS encoding dihydroorotate dehydrogenase: MGQSPTPHGSAPDLRVSLGPLQLANPVLTASGTFGYGLEFSDFVDLSRLGGIVVKGLSLKPRPGNPPPRLAETPCGLLNAIGLENVGVEKFIEDKLPLLRQRGALIIVNILGNTVEEYAELAALLSGVPGIAALEINISCPNVKKGGMVFGTDPHMAAQVVAAVRKRTHLPLITKLSPNVTSIADIARAVVDAGSDILSCINTVSAMAVDPFSRRPKLANILGGLSGPAIKPIALRCVYETVQAVSCPVIGIGGIQTALDALEFLLVGASAVQVGTANFVHPRASLDILDGIERFCRQQGLGAITDYIGTLDTSCRFPLADMSCDLSHPRPFP; this comes from the coding sequence ATGGGACAAAGTCCAACCCCTCATGGTTCGGCCCCAGACCTACGTGTCTCTTTAGGGCCGCTGCAACTGGCCAATCCGGTGCTCACCGCCTCGGGAACTTTCGGCTACGGGCTGGAATTTTCCGATTTTGTAGATCTTTCTCGGCTAGGCGGCATCGTTGTTAAAGGCCTTTCCTTGAAACCTCGACCGGGGAATCCGCCGCCTCGTCTCGCCGAAACCCCCTGCGGCCTGCTCAATGCCATCGGCTTGGAAAATGTGGGCGTCGAAAAGTTCATCGAGGACAAACTACCACTGCTTCGCCAGAGGGGTGCCCTGATTATCGTCAACATTCTGGGCAACACCGTGGAAGAATACGCCGAATTGGCGGCTCTTCTTTCAGGTGTCCCAGGAATCGCCGCTTTAGAAATCAATATCAGTTGTCCCAACGTGAAAAAGGGTGGCATGGTTTTCGGCACCGACCCTCACATGGCGGCTCAGGTCGTCGCCGCCGTGCGCAAGCGTACGCACCTGCCTCTCATCACAAAACTAAGCCCGAATGTCACTTCCATAGCGGACATTGCTCGTGCCGTCGTGGATGCGGGTTCGGATATCCTCTCCTGCATCAATACCGTTTCAGCCATGGCCGTGGATCCCTTCAGCCGGCGTCCCAAGTTGGCCAACATTCTTGGAGGGCTGTCCGGGCCCGCCATTAAGCCCATCGCCTTGCGATGTGTGTATGAAACCGTGCAAGCGGTCTCCTGTCCCGTTATCGGCATCGGAGGGATTCAAACGGCTCTGGATGCTTTGGAATTCCTTCTGGTGGGGGCTTCGGCCGTTCAGGTGGGAACCGCCAATTTTGTTCACCCCAGGGCCAGCTTGGACATTCTTGACGGTATCGAAAGGTTTTGCCGTCAGCAAGGTCTCGGCGCGATCACCGATTACATCGGCACTTTGGACACTTCATGCCGCTTTCCCCTCGCCGACATGTCCTGTGACTTGTCACATCCGAGGCCCTTTCCCTGA